A part of Olleya sp. Bg11-27 genomic DNA contains:
- a CDS encoding MFS transporter — protein sequence MKHSKIILPVIVLSQFCCTSLWFAGNGVINELVLNFDLNESALGHLTSAVQFGFIIGTLLFAILTIADRFSPSKVFFISALLGAFFNMCIIWDSNSLISLLTLRFLTGFFLAGIYPVGMKIATDYYNKGLGKSLGFLVGALVLGTAFPHLLKDLTTTYPWKSVLITTSALAVFGGIALLALVPDGPFRKPSQNTNLSAFFNVFQKRDFRAAAFGYFGHMWELYTFWVFVPLILKQYTIINADVTFNIPLLSFIIIGLGGLACIFSGYIAQMIGTKKTAFIVLLLSCLCCLISPLVFTTTSEIFLIGFLIFWGMVVVADSPLLSTLVAQNASSELKGTALTIVNCLGFTITIISIQVMTSLVELSNSNSIYFILALGPLLGLIALGRKQKTTVL from the coding sequence TTGAAACACTCAAAAATAATACTTCCCGTAATTGTCCTCTCTCAATTTTGTTGTACTTCGCTTTGGTTTGCTGGTAATGGCGTTATAAATGAGCTTGTTTTAAATTTTGATCTTAACGAAAGTGCTTTAGGGCATTTAACCTCAGCAGTCCAATTTGGATTTATTATTGGCACATTACTTTTTGCTATTTTAACCATTGCAGATCGGTTTTCGCCTTCAAAAGTCTTTTTTATAAGTGCTTTACTTGGCGCTTTTTTTAACATGTGTATCATTTGGGATAGCAATAGTCTGATAAGCTTACTTACACTTCGGTTTTTGACTGGTTTTTTTCTTGCTGGAATTTACCCTGTAGGAATGAAAATTGCAACGGACTATTACAACAAAGGACTTGGCAAATCACTTGGCTTTTTAGTAGGCGCCTTAGTGTTGGGTACCGCTTTCCCACATCTACTAAAAGACCTCACGACTACCTATCCTTGGAAATCGGTATTAATCACAACATCTGCATTAGCCGTTTTTGGAGGCATAGCATTATTAGCATTAGTGCCTGATGGACCTTTTCGAAAACCTAGCCAAAACACCAATTTAAGTGCCTTTTTTAACGTTTTTCAAAAACGAGATTTTAGAGCTGCTGCTTTTGGGTATTTTGGTCACATGTGGGAATTATATACTTTTTGGGTATTTGTACCCCTAATATTAAAACAATACACAATTATAAACGCAGACGTCACCTTTAACATCCCTTTATTATCCTTTATAATTATAGGACTAGGAGGATTAGCTTGTATCTTTAGTGGTTATATAGCACAAATGATAGGCACAAAAAAAACAGCGTTTATCGTGCTGCTTTTGTCGTGTCTCTGTTGTTTAATATCTCCTTTAGTGTTTACTACAACTTCGGAAATATTTCTTATTGGTTTTCTTATATTTTGGGGAATGGTAGTGGTTGCTGATTCGCCCTTACTATCTACTTTAGTGGCTCAAAACGCAAGCTCAGAATTAAAAGGAACTGCACTTACCATAGTTAACTGTCTTGGGTTTACTATTACCATAATTAGTATTCAGGTTATGACTTCCTTAGTTGAGTTATCCAACTCCAACAGTATCTATTTTATACTGGCTTTAGGACCTTTATTAGGTTTGATTGCTTTGGGACGTAAACAAAAAACGACTGTATTATAA
- a CDS encoding tetratricopeptide repeat protein, with the protein MKTFLIALLFPVTIFAQTSIEKGQTYIANKQFAKAEKELIAYVTYHEDNLQAIELLGDAYGHQKKWDEAATEYKKLIAAKPKSANYHYKVGGALGMKALSVNKISALGIIGDVKSSFLKAAELDASHIEARWALVELYMQLPGIIGGSKKTSLKYANQLENLSKVDGYLAKGYIYEYDDEPELAETYYLKAIEVGGSITCYDKLVALYEKENQPDKAIGVIESSGVKHQRNGLNYQIGKVCADYNVQLDKGERCLVKYIDNYSAKDGVPKAWANYRLAQIYKHKSDKKKALKYINSAIAELPNIDVFQDFKDDI; encoded by the coding sequence ATGAAAACATTTTTAATCGCTTTATTATTTCCTGTTACTATTTTTGCACAGACTTCCATAGAAAAAGGACAAACCTATATTGCTAATAAGCAGTTTGCTAAAGCTGAAAAAGAATTGATAGCCTACGTCACTTATCATGAAGATAATTTACAAGCTATAGAGTTGCTTGGTGATGCGTATGGACATCAAAAAAAATGGGATGAAGCAGCGACAGAATATAAAAAGCTTATTGCAGCTAAGCCAAAGTCTGCAAATTATCACTACAAAGTTGGTGGTGCTTTAGGAATGAAAGCCTTATCGGTTAATAAAATATCTGCTTTAGGAATTATCGGAGATGTCAAATCGTCTTTTTTAAAGGCTGCAGAATTGGATGCAAGTCATATTGAGGCACGTTGGGCTTTAGTGGAGTTGTATATGCAATTGCCAGGTATTATTGGTGGAAGCAAAAAGACGTCCTTAAAGTATGCTAATCAGTTAGAAAATTTATCTAAAGTAGATGGCTATTTGGCTAAAGGTTATATTTATGAATATGATGATGAACCAGAATTAGCAGAAACGTATTACCTGAAAGCCATTGAAGTTGGCGGTTCTATAACGTGTTATGATAAATTGGTTGCTTTATATGAAAAAGAAAATCAGCCAGACAAAGCTATTGGTGTTATTGAGTCTTCCGGGGTAAAGCATCAGCGTAATGGCTTGAATTACCAAATAGGAAAAGTTTGTGCAGATTATAATGTACAATTGGATAAAGGGGAGCGTTGTCTAGTAAAATATATTGATAATTATTCAGCTAAAGATGGTGTGCCAAAAGCATGGGCCAATTATCGTTTAGCACAAATCTACAAACATAAAAGTGATAAAAAGAAGGCGTTAAAATATATTAATTCAGCTATAGCTGAATTGCCAAATATTGACGTGTTTCAAGATTTTAAAGACGATATCTAA
- a CDS encoding MBL fold metallo-hydrolase → MKGHLALLLFFIGTTLFAQEVNDHLTATIIGSGSPKFNTQRSGPSVLISYKNTQILVDMGNGTQANLNQINTKIKDLDGLLFTHHHLDHNEEFAPLFIQSLLGGNQTIIAGPEQTTSIIDNILDIYEEDIDYRLSKSERSLSDVTSNFTAKNLTGNGTFTIGDIKISYTPVNHTIATTAYRFDVGNESIVISGDLTYSKSLPILAKNVDYLIMDSGGAIAKDSKASSKKKNKKNNHGTQHKAHVNLAESSQMAEEANAKHLVLTHFNFTTIDETATTAQIRENYPGVVIYAEDLMLLPITQNTTSNTILNQEVTKTKQVEANQDNTAPSFDKMLEKMDTNADGKLSKSEVKGKLKDNFNNRDKNKDGYITKDELDRRNR, encoded by the coding sequence ATGAAAGGACATTTAGCTTTACTACTTTTTTTTATAGGGACAACACTATTCGCACAAGAGGTTAATGACCATTTGACTGCCACAATCATTGGATCTGGATCACCAAAATTTAATACACAGCGCTCTGGACCATCTGTGCTTATATCTTATAAAAACACTCAAATCTTGGTAGATATGGGGAACGGCACACAGGCCAACCTAAACCAAATTAACACAAAAATCAAAGACTTAGATGGGTTGCTATTTACGCATCATCATTTAGACCACAATGAAGAGTTTGCACCCCTATTTATTCAATCGTTGCTTGGAGGAAATCAAACCATTATTGCAGGTCCAGAACAAACCACTTCAATAATTGATAATATCCTTGACATCTATGAAGAAGATATTGACTATAGATTATCAAAATCCGAAAGAAGCTTAAGCGATGTAACTTCCAATTTTACTGCCAAAAACCTCACTGGAAATGGCACATTTACTATCGGAGATATAAAAATTAGTTACACACCCGTTAATCATACTATTGCTACAACTGCCTATCGTTTTGATGTGGGTAATGAGTCGATTGTCATTTCTGGCGATTTAACATACTCTAAATCCTTACCTATTTTGGCTAAAAATGTAGATTATCTAATAATGGATTCTGGCGGTGCGATTGCCAAAGACTCAAAAGCTAGCTCCAAAAAAAAGAATAAAAAAAACAACCATGGAACACAACACAAAGCACATGTTAATTTAGCAGAAAGCTCGCAAATGGCTGAAGAAGCTAATGCCAAACATTTAGTCCTAACCCATTTTAACTTTACAACTATTGATGAAACCGCTACAACTGCTCAAATACGTGAAAATTATCCTGGTGTAGTTATATACGCTGAAGACTTAATGTTATTACCTATTACACAAAACACGACTTCTAATACCATTTTAAACCAAGAAGTCACTAAAACTAAACAGGTTGAAGCCAATCAAGACAATACAGCGCCTTCTTTTGATAAAATGCTAGAAAAAATGGATACGAATGCTGATGGTAAACTCTCTAAATCTGAAGTAAAAGGTAAGTTAAAAGATAATTTTAATAATCGAGATAAAAACAAAGATGGTTATATTACAAAAGACGAACTTGATAGAAGGAATAGATAA
- a CDS encoding UDP-N-acetylmuramate--L-alanine ligase: MNVHFIAIGGSAMHNLALALHNKGYQVTGSDDTIFEPSKSRLEVKGLLPETFGWFPEKITANLDAIVLGMHAKADNPELLKAQELGLKIYSYPEFLYEQSKHKTRVVIGGSHGKTTITSMILHVMHYHDRDVDYMVGAQLEGFDVMVKLTDDNDFIVLEGDEYLSSPIDRRPKFHLYKPNIALLSGIAWDHINVFPTYENYVEQFSIFVDSIVKGGSINYNEEDAEVKRVVEASENPIRKIAYNTPEYTVDNGETLLETPEGPMPIEVFGKHNLNNLAGAKWICQHMGIDEDDFYEAISTFKGASKRLEKIAESKTSVAYKDFAHSPSKVKATTNAVKEQYENRTLVACLELHTYSSLNAEFLKEYKGALDAADVAVVFYSPHAVEIKKLDSVSEQQIADAFQREDLIIYTNPEDFKNYLFSQKIDNKALLLMSSGNYGGLDFDGVKELIG, from the coding sequence ATGAACGTACATTTTATAGCAATTGGTGGAAGTGCCATGCACAATTTAGCATTAGCATTACATAACAAGGGATATCAAGTTACAGGAAGTGACGATACTATTTTTGAACCTTCAAAATCAAGACTTGAAGTTAAAGGATTACTACCTGAAACATTTGGTTGGTTTCCTGAAAAGATCACTGCTAATTTGGATGCTATTGTTTTAGGGATGCATGCTAAAGCTGATAATCCTGAGTTGTTAAAAGCGCAAGAATTAGGCTTGAAAATTTATAGCTATCCTGAGTTTTTATACGAACAATCTAAGCATAAAACTAGAGTTGTCATTGGTGGAAGTCATGGTAAAACAACTATTACATCAATGATATTACATGTGATGCATTATCATGATCGTGATGTTGATTATATGGTTGGAGCACAACTAGAAGGGTTTGATGTTATGGTTAAACTAACCGATGATAACGATTTTATAGTTTTAGAGGGGGACGAGTATCTAAGTAGTCCTATTGATAGACGCCCAAAATTTCATTTATATAAACCAAATATTGCATTGTTAAGCGGAATTGCTTGGGACCATATTAATGTGTTTCCAACGTATGAAAATTATGTAGAGCAGTTTAGCATATTTGTAGATAGCATTGTTAAAGGCGGAAGTATTAATTATAACGAAGAAGATGCGGAGGTAAAACGTGTGGTTGAAGCTTCAGAAAACCCAATCCGTAAGATTGCTTATAATACACCAGAATATACTGTTGATAATGGTGAAACACTGTTAGAAACTCCAGAAGGTCCAATGCCTATTGAAGTATTTGGAAAACATAATTTAAACAATTTAGCAGGCGCCAAGTGGATTTGCCAACATATGGGAATTGACGAAGACGATTTTTATGAAGCTATCTCTACTTTTAAAGGTGCTAGTAAGCGTTTAGAGAAAATTGCGGAAAGTAAAACGAGTGTGGCTTACAAGGATTTTGCACATTCGCCAAGTAAGGTTAAAGCAACAACAAATGCGGTTAAGGAACAATATGAGAATCGTACGTTAGTGGCTTGTCTAGAACTGCACACGTATAGTAGCTTAAATGCTGAGTTTTTAAAAGAATATAAAGGCGCTTTAGATGCAGCAGATGTTGCGGTTGTCTTTTATAGTCCGCATGCAGTAGAAATTAAAAAACTAGATTCAGTTTCTGAACAACAAATAGCGGATGCTTTCCAACGTGAAGATTTAATTATTTACACCAATCCTGAAGATTTTAAAAACTATCTATTCTCTCAAAAAATTGATAATAAAGCTTTGTTATTAATGAGTAGTGGAAATTATGGCGGATTAGATTTTGATGGGGTAAAGGAGTTGATTGGGTAG